The following proteins are co-located in the Polymorphospora rubra genome:
- the secE gene encoding preprotein translocase subunit SecE, translating into MADKNRRGEDAADDHRDDEALDEAVENDSDDEDDEPVSRGGTATRARPKAESADSKPKARTEGGRVGIFGRIVRFIREVVAELRKVIWPTRKELLTYTAVVVVFVSVMLAIVAGLDFAFAKGVLWVFGNPS; encoded by the coding sequence GTGGCCGACAAGAATCGGCGCGGCGAGGACGCCGCGGACGACCACCGCGATGACGAGGCGTTGGACGAGGCGGTCGAGAACGACTCGGACGACGAAGACGACGAGCCGGTATCCCGCGGAGGCACCGCCACCCGGGCACGCCCGAAGGCGGAGTCGGCCGACAGCAAGCCGAAGGCCCGCACCGAGGGCGGTCGGGTCGGCATCTTCGGCCGGATCGTGCGGTTCATCCGCGAGGTCGTGGCCGAGCTGCGTAAAGTCATCTGGCCTACCCGCAAGGAGCTGTTGACCTACACCGCCGTGGTGGTCGTGTTCGTGTCCGTGATGCTGGCGATCGTGGCCGGGCTCGACTTCGCCTTCGCCAAGGGCGTGCTGTGGGTCTTCGGCAACCCCAGTTGA
- the nusG gene encoding transcription termination/antitermination protein NusG, producing MPEYDETAGRATDEQSAVATAASDESVEAASEPEYAPVATPEPEEEYDPVAELRQKLRYAPGDWYVVHSYAGYENKVKTNLETRITSLDMEDYIFQVEVPTREEVEVKNGKRLQVQNKVFPGYILVRMELTAESYSCVRNTPGVTGFVGATDRADRPAPLSLDEVLKWLAPAVETEQKKAKPEVKVLDFEVGDSVTVTDGAFASLPATISEINADQQKLKVLVSIFGRETPVELNFNQVAKI from the coding sequence GTGCCTGAGTACGACGAGACCGCCGGACGAGCCACCGACGAGCAGTCCGCGGTGGCGACGGCGGCCAGTGACGAGTCGGTCGAGGCCGCCAGCGAGCCGGAGTACGCGCCCGTCGCGACGCCGGAACCGGAAGAGGAGTACGACCCGGTCGCGGAACTGCGGCAGAAGCTGCGGTACGCGCCGGGCGACTGGTACGTCGTGCACTCCTACGCCGGATACGAGAACAAGGTCAAGACCAACCTGGAGACCCGTATCACCAGCCTCGACATGGAGGACTACATCTTCCAGGTCGAGGTGCCGACCCGCGAAGAGGTCGAGGTCAAGAACGGCAAGCGGCTTCAGGTGCAGAACAAGGTCTTCCCCGGCTACATCCTGGTCCGGATGGAGCTGACGGCCGAGTCCTACTCCTGTGTCCGGAACACCCCGGGCGTGACGGGCTTCGTCGGCGCCACCGACCGGGCCGACCGTCCCGCGCCGCTCTCGCTCGACGAGGTGCTGAAGTGGCTCGCGCCGGCCGTCGAGACGGAGCAGAAGAAGGCCAAGCCCGAGGTCAAGGTTCTCGACTTCGAGGTGGGTGACTCGGTCACCGTCACCGACGGGGCGTTCGCCTCGCTTCCCGCCACGATCAGCGAGATCAACGCCGACCAGCAGAAGCTCAAGGTGCTGGTGTCGATCTTCGGTCGGGAGACTCCGGTGGAGCTCAACTTCAACCAGGTCGCCAAGATCTGA